DNA from Acidobacteriota bacterium:
CGGATATGAACAAGTTATATGAAATTGCTGCCAAAAAAAGGAAAAAAAGGAGGTAGTGAGTTATGAAAAGAACTCTTTGGATCAGAATCGGAGTCGCGGTAGTTGTGGCTTTAGCCACCGTGCTCGTTGCCACTCAGACAAAGAAAGAGCCTAAGGAGATTAAGAAAGGAGTGCAATCGATGAAAGAAACTATCCTCTCTCTTGAGAAGGGCGCCATGGAACGCTGGCGCAACGGCGATCCTTGGGGCTGGGTGGAAATCAGTGCCGAGGACGTGACCTATGTAGATCCCACCCTGACCAGGCCTATTCTCGGTCTTGAGGAATACAAAGCATACCTGAAGCAGCTCGAGGGAAAAATCCGTTACCAGAGTTCGGAATTCATCGATCCTAAGGTTGTGGTTGTCGGGGATGCGGCTGTCTTAACGTACAATTATCGATCTACAGCCACCACACCGGAAGGAGCCGTCACAAGCCAAATCCTTTGGAACGCGACGGAAGTATATTTCCGACGGGATGGAAGGTGGAAAATCGCTCATACCCATTGGTCATATGTCAAGCACAAGCTCCCCAAGAGTCTGGAAATTCCCATTCCAGTGCAATTGTCGCTCAAGCAATACGAGGGGGTGTTGGGTGAGGTCATGGCGCTGGAATCCGCTGCGATGGAGAGGTGGCGTAAGGGAGACCCCTGGGGATTCACTGAAATCAGTGCTCCGGACGTCACGTACTTCGACACTGGGACGCCTCAACGATTAAATGGCCTGGAGGCCTTAAAAGCTGAATATGCGAAGATAGAAGGGAAGATCCATTACGATGTGATGGATTTTATCGACCCGAGGGTCCAGGCCCACGGAGATATGGCCGTGTTGACGTACCGTTTCTTCTCCACCTGGCTGAATCCAGACGGTTCCATTTTGAGCAGAACACCCTGGAACTGCACTGAGATCTTTGTGCGAATCGAAGGGAAATGGAGAATCATCCACACCCACTGGTCGTACATCAAGGGTGAGATGATGTGAACTTTCAACGGGTGATGAGCAATATCCCGTTCACCGTTGGGCTGCCAGTCGCCTGCGAGCATAGATGAGAATCGCACCAAACTTATTTGGATCGTAGGGTTGGCCGGATTTGGTACACGCATTATTGGGAAGTTCTTTGCAGCAGTCTATAGCAGGAATCTAAACAAAGCAATACCAAAGCTTATCTCTGAAATGAATCCAGGTGAAGGGCGATAACAATGGAAACAAAACTAACGCGGAGGAAGTTTTTTCAGTGAATGGTGACTGGTGGCAGGATTGGCTTGCTTCAAGGCATCCAGCCCTTTTAGTCCATGGGAACAAGAGTTGGACGGTGATGACCGACCATGTGCGCGAAATGGCGTCTCGA
Protein-coding regions in this window:
- a CDS encoding nuclear transport factor 2 family protein; protein product: MKRTLWIRIGVAVVVALATVLVATQTKKEPKEIKKGVQSMKETILSLEKGAMERWRNGDPWGWVEISAEDVTYVDPTLTRPILGLEEYKAYLKQLEGKIRYQSSEFIDPKVVVVGDAAVLTYNYRSTATTPEGAVTSQILWNATEVYFRRDGRWKIAHTHWSYVKHKLPKSLEIPIPVQLSLKQYEGVLGEVMALESAAMERWRKGDPWGFTEISAPDVTYFDTGTPQRLNGLEALKAEYAKIEGKIHYDVMDFIDPRVQAHGDMAVLTYRFFSTWLNPDGSILSRTPWNCTEIFVRIEGKWRIIHTHWSYIKGEMM